CGTGCTTTCTCTTCCAGGCCCCACAGAAAGTACGCTCATGGGTAAACCGACTAAAGCTTCTATACGCGCTAAATAGTTTCTGGCTTCCTTAGGTAACTCAGCAAGAGACCGCACATGTGCAGTGCTTGTTTGCCAGCCTGGCCAAGTTTCATAAATTGGCTCACATTGCGCTAGGGTTGCAGAATCCATAGGAAAATTCGCCGCCGTTAACACTGCATTAGCATGTCGATACGCCGTACATATTTTTATTTCAGCAAAAGTATCTAGCACATCTAATTTGGTAATACACAAGCTGCTCAAACTGCTCAACATCGCAGAACGTTGCAATGCGACTGCATCAAACCAACCACAACGTCTTGGGCGGCCAGTGACAGAACCAAATTCATGTCCGATTTCGGCAAGTTTTGCACCGACGTCATCGAATAATTCAGTGACAAACGGGCCAGCGCCTACGCGCGTGACATAAGCTTTCGCCACTCCCAACACCGTATCAAAATTCCGCACACCAACGCCTGCCCCTGTCGATGCTGCGCCTGCAGTAGTATTGGATGAGGTTACAAAAGGATATGTTCCATGATCCACATCTAGCAAGGCACCTTGCGCACCTTCAAATAAAATATTTTTGCCCGCTTTAGAGAGATGAGCTAATGCACCAGCAACATCAATAATCATATCTTTTGCAAAATCAGCAAACTGAAAAACTTCTTCTAATGTTTGTTCAACTGAAATTTCCTCGACAAGATAATAATGTTTCAAAAGAAAATTGTGATATTCAAGTAGTTCGGTGACTTGCGCAGTCAATGCATTTTCCGTTTGCAATAAATCGACAACACGAATTGCACGTCGCGCAACTTTATCTTCATAGGCTGGGCCAATTCCTCGCCCAGTCGTTCCTATCGCCATGGCGCCACGCTTCTTTTCACGCGCTTGATCCAGAGCAATATGTGATGGAAGAATTAACGGGCAAGCCGGACTAATGCCTAAACGCGCCTTGACTTCGACGCCTCTTGAAATTAATTCACCGACTTCTTGCTGTAAGGCACGAGGAGAAATTACCACGCCATTACCTAAAAAACATTTTACATGGGGATGAAGAATGCCTGAAGGAATTAAGCGCAAAACAGTTTTTACACCATTAACCACTAAAGTATGCCCAGCGTTATGGCCGCCTTGAAAGCGAACTACCGCGGCAACATCCTCAGTCAACCAATCGATTAGTTTGCCCTTGCCTTCATCACCCCATTGGGCGCCCAGTATAATGACGTTTTTTGCCATATTAAAAAATCCTGTATTTATTCAGCGCAATTGAAATACGCTATAACAATAGCGACGAAGGCCAAGGTGGTGAATGGTTACAATATCCTATGCCTTATCATCTACACTGTGGAAATAATCAAAAAACTGTCCCTGTGGTGATAACACCAAGACATCTTCTTTATCTTTAAAAGACGCACGATACGCTAATAAACTACGATAGAAATTATAAAACTTCGCATCTTTGCCATAAGTATCTGCATACAATTTTGCTGCCTTTTGCTCGCCCTGAGCTTTTAATGTCGCCGCTTCTTGCAAAGCTTGCGCTTTAATGATTACAACCTGCTGATCCGCTGCAGCGCGAATACTTTCCGACACTTTTAATCCTTCAGCGCGTTTGTTATTGGCAAACTGCTTTCTTTCTGCTGCCATGCGACTAAACACTGACGCCAAAACTCGGGCAGGTAATTTTACAGACTGAATTTGCACATCCAAAATTTCAACACCATAATCATCCGATAAAGCGCGCTGTGTATTTTTTAATACTGCATCTAAAATTTGTGGCCGGGCAGTAGAAATAAAATCGCCACTGGTATGTTTTCCTAATTGGGCTCGCAATTCATCATTAATTTTCTGCTCCATTAAGCTCTCAGCTCTCTCTTCTATGCCGCTAGTACGTTGATAGTACAGCGGTAAATTAGAGATTCTCCATTTCACATAGTACTCCACTACAACTGAAGTTTGCTTGGAGGTTAGTGTTGAAAACTCTCCGGAAGTGAAACCATGAAGCCTAGTGTCAAACTTCTTCACTGAACTAATAAACGGCAACTTAACATGCAAACCTGGGCCATAAGTTTTCGCAAGCCCTTGCGTATCAGTTTTTAATTTACCCATAACCAACACTAAGCCTTTTTGCCCTTCTTCAATGACAAACAGGCTTCCCATCAACAATAAAAATAATAAAACTGCGATAGTCGTAATCGCTCTTTTCCAATGTTTCATTTTAATTAACCTCTTTTCGTTACGATGCACTTTGTTCAAGAGCAGATTTATCACTGTCAACAATAGGTGCTTTTTCTAAATTTATTGCCGCTCGATTCTTAGATAAAGAAAAGAATTGATCTAATGGCAGATTAATTAAATTGTTAGATTGTTTAGTATCAAGCAAAATCTTACTGGTATTTGATAACACCTCCTGCATCATTTCGAGATACATTCTATCTTTAGTAATCACAGGTGCTTGTTGATATACACTCAACAGCGCCAGATAACTTGCAACATCCGCTTGTGAATTCAAGATAACTTCTTGCTGATAAGCTTGTGCTTGAGCAAGAATACGATTTCTTCCGCCTTCTGCAATCGGAATCACTTTGCGTGCATAAGCTTGCGCTTGTTGAATATAACGCTGCTCATCTTGACCCGCTTGCACAACATCTAAGAAAGCATCTGCAACTTCTTCAGGAGCCTGTACTTTTCGCACGTTAACAGCAACAACCTCAATTCCCGCTTGATAACTATCCATCATGGCTTGTAGATGCGTTTTCACATCTAAAGTTAAACGATCTCGTCCTACTGTTAATACAGAGTTTAATCGCATTGCACCAATAACTTCAGAAAGTGCAGCCGATGCCGCTTGCTCTAAAGTCGTTGCTCCACCCACAATGTTAAATAAATATTGTTTTGGGTCTACTATGCGATATTGCACACTCAATTCTGCGTTCACGACATTTTTATCAGTATCGTCGTCAACATCAGATACGGGCGCACTATATGCATTTTCCACTGGAATTGATTGTTGTTGATTTTCATCATCGGAAGACTGAGTTAAATAATCCGCCCCAAAACTAAATGAGCTAACTTGCTGAATATTGACTTTTGTATAACTCTCAATGCCACGAGGCACCCAATGCGGCCCGGGGGCTGCCGTACCTACATACTGACCAAATCGCAAAATCACTGCTTCTTCTGCAGGCTTTACAATAAAGAAACCTAGAGCTGCCCAAATAACAATAATCACAGCACAAAAAACTAATGCCAAAAATGAAGAATTTGAAGTGGCAGGTAATTGCTGTGAAGTATACGGACGCTTATCTCCATCGCCATTTAATAGCTTTCTTAGTTTACGCAGCAGATCTGCTATGACTTTATCAAGCTCAGGAGGTTTTTTTTCACTACCTGGCCAAGGATCCCGACGCAAAATACTGCGACGCCAAAAATCTCGATGCCAGATTGCTCGATAAGGCTGACTCATAACACCACACTCACTGCTTTCAATAAAACCTAAGGGGTGTTGATTCTAATGAGCAGTGACCTAAGGTGCAACAAAAGTTTAAGCATCTGACCAATCTAAATCAAATGGCATTGGCGGCATAGGCCTAGAAGGCACAATTGTCGAAATGGCATGCTTATACACCATTTGACTAATATTACTCTTTAAGATGATCACATATTGGTCGAAAGATTCAATTTCGCCTTGCAGCTTGATCCCATTCACCAAATAAATTGCCACTTGTATCGCTTCTTTTCTTAACATATTAAGAAAAGGCTCTTGTAAAGATAAACCTTTCGCCATAAATCTTCCCTTATTAAAATAGTTATTTTTTAGTACAATACGCTCGGTGAAAGGACCGTAGATTAGCATGCCTTTCCCGAATTCTTTCTGATCAAAATGGTCAGAGGAGAATAAGATAGCAGAAATTGCTGCCATTTAAAATTTATTGTAGAATTATTTATTGGCTTTGTATTTAAAGTCTCCTTCGTTGAATGCGGATTGTCAAGGTAAGCGCCTATGGAAAGCCAAGAAAGTAGAATATGTTCAGTTTGTCGCCAAGCTAGGCCCGCTCAACATTTTCCAAAGATTACCAGGGCTGGGCGCCTGTTATCACGAGCCAACATTTGTTTAATGTGTCGTGCTGCTCCAAACCGTAGTGCTGAAGAAAATGATGAGGGTAGCGGTGGCGGGAAGCAACTGCAACACGGTAGAAATGCCGAAAATCTACTCTATGAGATGGAATTAGAGGCAGCCCTGCAAAAAGAACTCGAAAGCCTCAATCAGGATGCGCAAAAAAAAGACATTTTTGGCGCGTCTGTAGCACTTACCAATGAGCAAAAAAAACAAGCCACTCAGAGAGAGCTCCTGGATCTAAAAGAGGAAAATGATAAAAAAAGCCTAATAACCGAAGATGAACCTAATCCAGAACTTGCCAAAGACACAGAGCTAAGGCGAGAAAAAATCACCCGTCTCTTTTCTGTTACCAGATCACTCGCTCGTAATTATTTAGCATCTAATAACGCTAAAGCGATTGCTCAGAAAAATTTCGGGATTTTTTCTCATACTAAACAACAATTAAGCGCACATAAAGCCGAACAACTTGATCACAGAAATATAAAGAAAGCGCTTTCAACAGAATCTTCAACCTTGTTTTCTCAACAGCATCTTGCCAAAGAACCTGTCGCGCATGAAGCAGAACGCTTAGCTAATGCAATCAAAGAAGGTCAGAAGATTTTTAAGCGATGATTTGTTGATCATGCAATAACAAATGCCCACGCGATAAAATGTAGCAACTTCCTTTATGAAAAAAATAGACTAACCCGTCCTCTTTCAACGCCCCTTCCTTGAGCTTTAGCAAAGGATGGCCCTGAGGGTCATAATTGTCTGTTGATTCACTGCCACGCAAAACATCCGATTGCTCTATTTTCATTATTAAAAAAGCATGCTCATCATCGTTGGGACGACTGCGGATGTAAGTCTCAACCTGGGCTTGTTCCGCATAAACTGGCCGATTGACACTATATTCAGCAAGCTGTCTGGGAGAAAGCATGGCTTCCCAACGAGAAAGCATCTTGCCTTTTGCATTAAATAAATGGATAAAAACGTATTGCTGGCCTGGAGACAACGCCGGAGATGCTCGTTCAGGCGCTGCTTCCTGTTGAGGCAGGCTTACTGCATCATGGACATATTGTTGCAATGCTTCTAATCGGGAAGAAATCGCCTTGTAGCGATCTCCAATGCCCAGTTTTTTACGTAAAACCTTTTCTTCATTAACAAAGGCTTCAACTTCGCGATAAATCTCTCGCGTCCTTTCTTTATCATCCATACCGAACTCTCATTATTAAAGCTTCAAACCTTTTACATGAGATGGAAGAAGAAGAGCATTTTCGCATTTTTGTGCGGCAATTTTCACACTATCCGTATAGTGTTTACTAAACTCATCTGGAGAATTATTTCCAAATGCCTCTGCAATTCTACTTACGTCTTTAAGTTGCCGAATTACTGAGTCCATTAAATCTTCCGCATTAACGATAGATCGTTTTCCAAGAAATCCACTAAAGCGTGTAAGCGCGTCAGATTCAACTTTTTTGGCCTCTAAGGACGCAGAAACAACATCAGTCATCAATTCTCTCCCATTAAAACGAGACTTCCTTTCTTAATTATTTTCAGCTCCATCCCGGCGCTTTGCTTATTCTCTAATAACACCAAGTATATATCATGATCATTGTATCTGCATGAATCTTATGAGAAAAATTTAATCGTACATAAGCTCATCAAGCGGGGTATTACCACTCATATCTTTGTTGCGCATCAGCTCACTGATGACATCTAAAATACATAAATAACGCAAAATATTGGGCGTAACATCATCAAATTTGGCTCGAGAACCCAGTTTTGCTTCTTTCATCTCTTCGAATGTCACCCCAATGCCATACCCAAGACAAAGAGAGGCTAACTGATCCGCGCGCTTAGCAATGGCGGGCAACATACACGTCTCTGCCAATACATCCTCTACTGACATTGCAGTGCCATTGAGCGTAAATCGCACCCCCAAAGCCTTAACAATAATTGCAAGCTCTTTGACAATATCTGCCACGCTATTTTCTCCACCAAGGACGAGAACATTTTCGAGGACCCGCCAGCCAACAGCGCAGTATCCTTAAAAAAACAGGTACTGTATAGCCATAGCGCTCCAAACCATACAAACAAAAAACAACTATAAGAGCGAGCAAAAATGTCCAGACTCGAATATGCAATAGAAATAACAACAAAGGGAAAGCCGCTCTATAGTCAACAAAAAAGAACCTTGCAGGTCGCGCTGTGTCTCTCCATGCCGCCATAATCCACCTAAATTCCACAATTCTCTCTCAATAATAACCAATCATACCTCATAAACATAAGGAAATGTTAAGACTTCTTGCGACTGCTCTTGTTGTTCGCGCGCATTTTACATAGAATCAGTAGAGGCCTCTTATAAAAGCCAGTAGGTATATTTAGGATAAGCAACCGCAGTGAGTACAAAAGCCATTATTATGCACATTTCTTTAGTGTGCTGTATTTTTTTGACCAGTTGCTCGAGTAATCGCGGAACTTCCAGCGCTCGTCAAGCTTCTGACCCATCCAATACAACATTAGCAGAGGCTGCAACTTCGGTAAGTAATTCATTAGAAAACCTCGCGGTCACAGAACAAGCAGCGTTTCACCCAATAGGAACGCAATCAATGCCAGATCCTTCCACCTACGGCATGGGGGGGCGCGCTTCGATTGATTGGTCTGGCCCGATTGAACCCTTGATACAACAAATTGCCCAAACAGCATATTATCGAGTAAAAATCATTGGCCGCGAACCAGCCGTGCCTATCTTGGTCACTATCAATGCTAAAAACGAAATGCTCGGAGATATTCTGTCCAATGTGGCATTCCAATGTGGCAAAAGAGCCGATGTGATTCTCTACCCCGAGAATCAGGTGATAGAGCTGCGATATGCTGAGAATTAAGCCATTACTTAAGCATACGCTTCCCTTGCTTGCGACACTGATCATTGCAAGCTGCACAACCAGCACCCCAAAGCCCATTAATACCGATAATCTATCGGATATAGAAAATCTCACTAGCGCTTCCTATGGAGACTCAGAAAAAGCAATCAGCAACATCAGAGAAGAGGGTTTGAAAGAAACCGCCCTAACATTAGGCGCACAATCAGGTCTTGCATATCGATCTAAACAAATTAATCAATCTCTAGAAAAAAAATCCACTTACTTAAACAACGTATTCAACTTTAACCCCATCATGCTTGAGCATAGCGTTGTTCCGCCTGTGCTCATTCAGGCCAATAACACGCTCAGCATTTCTGGGCCAGACTCATTACGCATCTCTGACAAAACTTACCGCATTGCTAAACAAGCAGAATTTGTTACCACCCCTCCCACTTGGCGAACTTACTTGTGGATGAAATTTAAAACACCTGAATTACCGAATAAAACATTACTGCCACGCAATCCTCAAGAAGAGCAAGTATGGAAAAAATATATTGCTATTGGCTGGGGCAAAGGTGAAAAACAGGCCGATCGTATTTTTAAGGTGAACCTTGCTCAACTAAAACGTGATTATCAAGGGATGTTACTGTACAGGGACCTACTGGCTAAACATATGATTAGCCAGCCTTTTGTCGCAAAAACAGATTTAGGCGTCACAGGAGATGGCAATAGCATTAATATTAATGATCAAGTGCTACGCATTACAGCAACTCCGCAACTCCAAACGAATAGTAAAGAATGGCAACCGGTACTAGTAAAATAAGCTGGGGTGAAATAAATGACGGATCCAATAGAATATCTTTTTCCCAATGAGCCGCTGCGTTTAACCGACAGTATCTTTGAACAAATACTGATCCATTGTAGCAAGCTAAAAGCTTCCGATATTACTCTGCAAACTAATCAACCTATTTGCGCTGAAATTTATGGCCAAATTGTAAAAATCACCCGGCGCCCACTCGCCAACAATGAGGTTGGTGAAATGTTAAACACAATGTATGGCCCCAATGGGACCGCTCAACTAAGCTCAGGCACTGATGTCGATACACATTATGAGGTTCGCCCAAGCCGTTCTGAACGATTTCGATTTCGTATCAATGCTACCGCCTGTTTAGTGGAAGGACATAGCGGCATTCAACTCACCGCAAGAACCATCCCCACTGACCCACCGCTTTTAGAAACCATGAATTTGCCGCAAGAAATCATTGATGCTATTGCTCCTGAGCAAGGCGTAGTGTATGTCACTGGAGCCACCGGCTCGGGAAAAAGCACACTGCTAGCATCAATTATTCGTCATATCGCTGAAAAGCCAGACTGTAATCGAAAAATCCTAACCTACGAAGCGCCAATTGAATTTGTGTATGATCACATCAACGCTACTAGTGCTATTATCTCTCAGTCGGAAATTCCACGACATTTGCCTAGCTTTGCCGCTGGTGTAAGAAACGCACTTCGACGCAAACCGCATTTAATTCTTGTCGGCGAATCCCGCGACCCCGAAACCATTAGCGCTGTGATGGAGGCAGCCATGACTGGCCACCCTGTTTATACAACGCTTCATAGCAATGGAGTTTCTGAAACAGTACGACGATTAGTCAATACTTTTCCTGTCGCCGAACGATACGGAAGAACGATTGACTTGTTTGAGACCATCCGATTACTGATCTGGCAAAAACTAGTTCCCACTGTTGAGGGCAAACAAGTTGCATTGCGTGAGTTTCTTGTTTTTAGCGAAAACATTCGCGATCAACTGCTTGAAGCACCTATCGAACAAGTGACAGCCGTTACTCGTTCTCTGGTTAAAAAACATGGACAAACAATATTAACAGATGCACAACGTTATTATGACCAAGGCATGATTTCAGATCGGACTTATCAATTGATTGTAACTATTGATAAAAGCATGGATCAAGACAATGGCGCATAAAAACCTCTATAAAAAATCATGACAACACCAACCCCTCCCCCACTTTGGAAAGTGCTCAGCTTTATTTTACCTCTAACACTGTTTGGCGTAGTTCCGGTGCTATTATTCATGCGTTACCCAAACTACATGTCAATTTGCACATCGATATTTAGTTTATTTATTGTGTTTTTTTTATCGAGTTTTATTATTCCAGACAACCAGTCATTGTCATACCAGTGCAATCCAGGCCCGGAGCGAGCGTTACTGAGTAAACTGGCAACCAGTCCAAATAATTTTTTTTTATGGGTCTTATTCGCGGAATTTTTCATCTTTCTACTCAGCAACAACTTCAGCATCTTTGCCTTTAATCTTTCCGAACAAGAATATAATCACTCAACAGCGCTTCCACATTGGCCTGTTTGGCTAGGCCTATGGGCATATTTTTCCACAACAATCACCATGCAGCACTACGCGCACTACCAATTACATCAAGCAAGTTTTGCCAGCGGCTTATTTTTTCTTTTCAAAAACACTTACATAGATATCGCCATGCGACGAGCGTTAGGACTTTTTAATCTTGGGCTAAATCTTGTAGGCATATATCTTTTAATTATCAGTGTCCTTTTTATTATCATTGAATATTTTCGACCAGAAGCACTACAAAATTTTCATATGCCTTCCATTCTGTTCTGGGGGTTATTTTTTTATCTTAATTTACGCATTCAAGAAAAAAAAATTAAGCAATTCTTCAACCGAACCTCTCTTCCTAATATTTTTTATATTTTCATCGCCAGCCTATGTTGCGCTGCTGCTATATGGATTAGCGCGTCACTGTCACAGTCTTTTTCCTTGTCCAATGTTTTCAGCAATATTCATTTTGTTTCAGAAAAACACTCTCTGAGCCCTATTGACCCATCACCATCCCTCTTTATTGCTATGTTTGTATTAGTTACTCCGTTGTTTGCTAGCCTAATAGTAAAGCGCGCTTCCAATATTAATAGAAAAAAACTTTTACTGATCACTTTTTTTCCTCCCAATATTTTTTATTTAATTCTAACAAATAACCATACTGGCAATCTTTTTAATGTCTTAAACAATAAAGGCTTATTCGTGACTATAGCGATTATTTTTCTTATGGTATTTTTTCGAAGAAAAACCACTGCAGACTTTATGACAGGCATGCTGCCTCTCCCAAAACAGCGCGCAATAATTCCTACTAATAGCTATTTGCTTTTTCCAGCAAATTGCTTGGTGATTTTTAATTTTTATTTGCTTGCGATTATCGTTGGACCAATAAGTCTATACGCGATTACAACAACAGCTTGCTTACTAAGTGCCATCCTCGGCACAATAGGAATTTGCAGTTATTTCGGAAAGACATACCGTATTGCTTCGTTTATGGAGCATCAGAAATAGGCCTCATATACGCCGCTATTAATTATGCGCCCTTAAGTTATACTTTTTCGCCACCAATCGCTAAATGAACAACCTAACTTTCTATTTTTAATCTGAAAATTCCAAAAGCTATATTGAAACGCTCGAACCGCGCTCAACGCAACTACAGCTAACACCAATAAAGTGCCGGCTACAGCGCCGTGAAGCATTAAATAAAAACCGTATAAGCAGAGCAATACTATAAAAATAAGCACAATAGTTAACGCAAGTTGATTGGCTGCGATACGCTCTTTCAAATCTTGTTCAGTCACTTTTAAGCGATCCATTGCCGCTTCAAAGGTTTCTTCTCTTTGAGCACGAGCAATTCGAAACGAGTCTTTAACTTTAGTGTAAAGTGTTTTATTGACTTCAGTATATTGCTTAGCATTTACCCAGCGAGGCACGTCAAAAAAAGTACTCATGACAGCTCGAAAAAAACCTCTTTTTTTAGGTTGGTCCGCCTTTGGTTTA
The Gammaproteobacteria bacterium genome window above contains:
- a CDS encoding adenylosuccinate synthase, producing MAKNVIILGAQWGDEGKGKLIDWLTEDVAAVVRFQGGHNAGHTLVVNGVKTVLRLIPSGILHPHVKCFLGNGVVISPRALQQEVGELISRGVEVKARLGISPACPLILPSHIALDQAREKKRGAMAIGTTGRGIGPAYEDKVARRAIRVVDLLQTENALTAQVTELLEYHNFLLKHYYLVEEISVEQTLEEVFQFADFAKDMIIDVAGALAHLSKAGKNILFEGAQGALLDVDHGTYPFVTSSNTTAGAASTGAGVGVRNFDTVLGVAKAYVTRVGAGPFVTELFDDVGAKLAEIGHEFGSVTGRPRRCGWFDAVALQRSAMLSSLSSLCITKLDVLDTFAEIKICTAYRHANAVLTAANFPMDSATLAQCEPIYETWPGWQTSTAHVRSLAELPKEARNYLARIEALVGLPMSVLSVGPGRESTILVSGQKIF
- a CDS encoding protease modulator HflC yields the protein MKHWKRAITTIAVLLFLLLMGSLFVIEEGQKGLVLVMGKLKTDTQGLAKTYGPGLHVKLPFISSVKKFDTRLHGFTSGEFSTLTSKQTSVVVEYYVKWRISNLPLYYQRTSGIEERAESLMEQKINDELRAQLGKHTSGDFISTARPQILDAVLKNTQRALSDDYGVEILDVQIQSVKLPARVLASVFSRMAAERKQFANNKRAEGLKVSESIRAAADQQVVIIKAQALQEAATLKAQGEQKAAKLYADTYGKDAKFYNFYRSLLAYRASFKDKEDVLVLSPQGQFFDYFHSVDDKA
- the hflK gene encoding FtsH protease activity modulator HflK, coding for MSQPYRAIWHRDFWRRSILRRDPWPGSEKKPPELDKVIADLLRKLRKLLNGDGDKRPYTSQQLPATSNSSFLALVFCAVIIVIWAALGFFIVKPAEEAVILRFGQYVGTAAPGPHWVPRGIESYTKVNIQQVSSFSFGADYLTQSSDDENQQQSIPVENAYSAPVSDVDDDTDKNVVNAELSVQYRIVDPKQYLFNIVGGATTLEQAASAALSEVIGAMRLNSVLTVGRDRLTLDVKTHLQAMMDSYQAGIEVVAVNVRKVQAPEEVADAFLDVVQAGQDEQRYIQQAQAYARKVIPIAEGGRNRILAQAQAYQQEVILNSQADVASYLALLSVYQQAPVITKDRMYLEMMQEVLSNTSKILLDTKQSNNLINLPLDQFFSLSKNRAAINLEKAPIVDSDKSALEQSAS
- the hfq gene encoding RNA chaperone Hfq yields the protein MAKGLSLQEPFLNMLRKEAIQVAIYLVNGIKLQGEIESFDQYVIILKSNISQMVYKHAISTIVPSRPMPPMPFDLDWSDA
- the icmQ gene encoding type IVB secretion system protein IcmQ produces the protein MDDKERTREIYREVEAFVNEEKVLRKKLGIGDRYKAISSRLEALQQYVHDAVSLPQQEAAPERASPALSPGQQYVFIHLFNAKGKMLSRWEAMLSPRQLAEYSVNRPVYAEQAQVETYIRSRPNDDEHAFLIMKIEQSDVLRGSESTDNYDPQGHPLLKLKEGALKEDGLVYFFHKGSCYILSRGHLLLHDQQIIA
- a CDS encoding type IV secretion protein IcmS, translated to MADIVKELAIIVKALGVRFTLNGTAMSVEDVLAETCMLPAIAKRADQLASLCLGYGIGVTFEEMKEAKLGSRAKFDDVTPNILRYLCILDVISELMRNKDMSGNTPLDELMYD
- the icmT gene encoding IcmT/TraK family protein, with protein sequence MAAWRDTARPARFFFVDYRAAFPLLLFLLHIRVWTFLLALIVVFCLYGLERYGYTVPVFLRILRCWLAGPRKCSRPWWRK
- the dotD gene encoding type IVB secretion system lipoprotein DotD, producing the protein MSTKAIIMHISLVCCIFLTSCSSNRGTSSARQASDPSNTTLAEAATSVSNSLENLAVTEQAAFHPIGTQSMPDPSTYGMGGRASIDWSGPIEPLIQQIAQTAYYRVKIIGREPAVPILVTINAKNEMLGDILSNVAFQCGKRADVILYPENQVIELRYAEN
- a CDS encoding type IV secretion system DotC family protein, with amino-acid sequence MLRIKPLLKHTLPLLATLIIASCTTSTPKPINTDNLSDIENLTSASYGDSEKAISNIREEGLKETALTLGAQSGLAYRSKQINQSLEKKSTYLNNVFNFNPIMLEHSVVPPVLIQANNTLSISGPDSLRISDKTYRIAKQAEFVTTPPTWRTYLWMKFKTPELPNKTLLPRNPQEEQVWKKYIAIGWGKGEKQADRIFKVNLAQLKRDYQGMLLYRDLLAKHMISQPFVAKTDLGVTGDGNSININDQVLRITATPQLQTNSKEWQPVLVK
- the dotB gene encoding Dot/Icm type IV secretion system ATPase DotB, which encodes MTDPIEYLFPNEPLRLTDSIFEQILIHCSKLKASDITLQTNQPICAEIYGQIVKITRRPLANNEVGEMLNTMYGPNGTAQLSSGTDVDTHYEVRPSRSERFRFRINATACLVEGHSGIQLTARTIPTDPPLLETMNLPQEIIDAIAPEQGVVYVTGATGSGKSTLLASIIRHIAEKPDCNRKILTYEAPIEFVYDHINATSAIISQSEIPRHLPSFAAGVRNALRRKPHLILVGESRDPETISAVMEAAMTGHPVYTTLHSNGVSETVRRLVNTFPVAERYGRTIDLFETIRLLIWQKLVPTVEGKQVALREFLVFSENIRDQLLEAPIEQVTAVTRSLVKKHGQTILTDAQRYYDQGMISDRTYQLIVTIDKSMDQDNGA
- the icmV gene encoding type IVB secretion system protein IcmV — protein: MAKPKADQPKKRGFFRAVMSTFFDVPRWVNAKQYTEVNKTLYTKVKDSFRIARAQREETFEAAMDRLKVTEQDLKERIAANQLALTIVLIFIVLLCLYGFYLMLHGAVAGTLLVLAVVALSAVRAFQYSFWNFQIKNRKLGCSFSDWWRKSIT